In one Buteo buteo chromosome 10, bButBut1.hap1.1, whole genome shotgun sequence genomic region, the following are encoded:
- the EBNA1BP2 gene encoding putative rRNA-processing protein EBP2 has protein sequence MARRGSFSDSGSEDSSLSDSELQEAFSRGALKPGLNVVLEERPKRRNDADGLKQCLSELKQQLAWVERLDVTSGQVADPASQSASNKDAVDPENDFQREMSFYRQAQAAVLEALPRLRKLQIPTRRPDDYFAEMAKSDQQMQKIRQKLKSKQEAMERSERAKQLRAMRKYGKKVQTEILQRRQKEKKNMLNAVKKYQKGLSDKLDFLDEEQTSSQGNKKGSASQRIKKGPNAKRRYKNQKFGFGGKKKGSKWNTKESFNDVSSFRSKVAHNKGPGKSGKGGKKALNKRPGKRARQKMKSRAR, from the exons atgGCGCGGCGCGGTTCCTTCTCCGACTCCGGCTCGGAGGACTCGTCTCTCTCCGACTCGGAG CTCCAGGAGGCCTTCTCGAGGGGAGCGCTGAAGCCGGGGCTCAACGTGGTGCTGGAGGAGCGGCCGAAGCGGCGCAACGACGCG GACGGCCTGAAGCAGTGTCTGTCCGAATTGAAGCAGCAGCTGGCCTGGGTGGAAAGGCTGGATGTGACTTCGGGCCAGGTCGCGGACCCTGCCTCACAGAGTGCGTCTAACAAGGATGCTGTTGATCCTGAGAATGATTTCCAGAGAGAGATGAGCTT TTACCGGCAGGCTCAGGCAGCGGTCCTGGAAGCCCTACCTAGGTTGCGTAAGCTCCAAATTCCTACTAGAAGGCCAGATGATTACTTTGCAGAGATGGCCAAGTCAGACCAACAGATGCAGAAG ATTCGACAGAAGCTTAAGAGTAAACAGGAAGCAATGGAGAGGTCTGAGAGAGCGAAACAGCTCCGTGCAATGAGAAAATACGGCAAGAAG GTGCAAACTGAGATTCTGCAGAGgagacaaaaggagaaaaaaaatatgttgaatGCAGTCAAGAAATACCAGAAAG GTCTGTCCGACAAGCTGGATTTTCTAGATGAAGAGCAGACATCATCTCAAGGGAATAAAAAAGGCAGTGCAAGTCAACGGATAAAGAAGGG ACCAAATGCCAAAAGACGATACAAGAATCagaagtttggttttggtgggaaGAAGAAGGGCTCAAAGTGGAACACAAAGGAGAGTTTTAATGATGTATCCAGCTTCCGGTCAAAAGTGGCTCACAACAAAGGCCcaggaaaatcaggaaaaggaggaaaaaaagccctcaaT aagagaCCTGGAAagagagcaaggcagaaaatgaagagcCGAGCACGATAG